In one Armatimonadota bacterium genomic region, the following are encoded:
- the rpsE gene encoding 30S ribosomal protein S5: MARGPRIVGRRQSALRNTDGPQYDVRVIRSNKVFKTNKGGKTASWSMTVVVGDNRGKVGLGIGKARNIPDALRKAEEAARKNMFDVHLIGETIPHEIEAEHGSARVILRPASPGTGVKAGSAVRQCLEAAGVHNVLAKCLGSRNGVNLAYATIKAFREMEAPEDAAKRRGADANELVPWLAKARKEESDNRHA; encoded by the coding sequence ATGGCACGTGGACCACGCATCGTCGGCCGGCGCCAGTCGGCCCTGAGGAATACGGACGGCCCGCAATACGACGTGCGCGTTATCCGATCCAACAAAGTCTTTAAGACCAACAAAGGCGGGAAGACCGCCTCTTGGTCGATGACCGTCGTCGTTGGCGACAACCGGGGCAAGGTGGGGCTCGGCATCGGCAAAGCCCGCAACATCCCAGATGCTTTGCGCAAGGCCGAAGAAGCCGCCCGCAAAAACATGTTCGACGTGCACCTGATTGGCGAGACCATCCCGCACGAGATCGAGGCTGAGCACGGTTCGGCCCGCGTGATCTTGCGCCCGGCATCGCCGGGGACCGGCGTCAAGGCCGGTTCGGCCGTCCGCCAGTGTCTGGAAGCCGCCGGGGTTCACAACGTTCTGGCCAAATGCCTGGGCAGCCGCAACGGCGTCAACCTCGCCTATGCGACGATCAAAGCCTTCCGGGAGATGGAAGCGCCGGAAGATGCCGCCAAGCGGCGCGGCGCCGATGCCAACGAACTGGTGCCCTGGCTCGCCAAGGCCCGCAAAGAGGAGTCTGACAACCGCCATGCTTAA
- the rplF gene encoding 50S ribosomal protein L6: MSRIGLKPIKITDKVTVDVSNAVVTVKGPKGELKQHIHPKLTVVQEAGELRVERPDNERENRSQHGLARTLIQNMVVGVTEGHSKSLEIHGVGYRAAVQGNGLLLNLGYSHPVEIAAPQGITFDVPKQEKGQALTINVSGIDKALVGQIAADIRKVRKPDPYKGKGVRYKGEVVRTRPGKRAGK, translated from the coding sequence ATGTCCCGTATCGGATTGAAACCCATCAAGATCACAGACAAGGTCACGGTCGACGTTTCCAATGCCGTCGTCACCGTCAAGGGCCCCAAAGGTGAGCTCAAGCAACACATTCACCCCAAGCTGACGGTCGTCCAAGAGGCCGGCGAGCTCCGCGTGGAGCGTCCGGACAACGAACGCGAAAACCGGTCCCAGCATGGTTTGGCGCGGACCCTGATCCAAAACATGGTTGTCGGCGTCACCGAAGGCCACAGCAAATCCCTTGAAATCCATGGGGTCGGCTACCGGGCTGCTGTGCAGGGCAACGGCTTGTTGCTCAACCTCGGCTATAGCCACCCGGTCGAGATCGCCGCGCCCCAAGGCATCACTTTCGATGTCCCCAAGCAAGAAAAGGGTCAAGCCCTGACGATCAACGTCAGCGGCATCGACAAAGCCTTGGTTGGCCAAATCGCCGCCGACATCCGCAAAGTGCGCAAACCCGACCCCTACAAGGGCAAAGGCGTTCGCTACAAAGGCGAGGTCGTCCGAACCCGGCCGGGTAAGAGGGCCGGCAAGTAA
- a CDS encoding tetratricopeptide repeat protein — translation MDATQHIAQGKQFLHARQFRPAVESFRAAVDLAPRSVEPLMGLGFALHASGNPGAALCAFQEALTINPNQAELHFGHGLALMETGDPYRAIREFKRTLELAPEHRVCRDMLKKALVLHTKELFEQKNFVWAEQMIQDQLELDEHDPDALAQMVDLKYRMTEYEEAKRLFRDLAEHKPDYPGLVELADKLGLRRQKERGWLY, via the coding sequence ATGGATGCCACACAGCATATCGCCCAGGGCAAGCAGTTCCTGCACGCCCGGCAGTTCCGCCCGGCGGTCGAGAGCTTTCGGGCCGCCGTCGACTTGGCCCCCCGGTCGGTCGAGCCTCTCATGGGCCTGGGGTTCGCCCTTCACGCCTCTGGTAACCCGGGGGCGGCTTTGTGCGCGTTCCAAGAAGCCCTCACCATCAACCCGAACCAGGCGGAACTCCACTTTGGCCACGGGCTCGCCTTGATGGAAACAGGGGATCCCTACCGGGCGATCCGTGAATTCAAACGGACCTTGGAGCTGGCACCGGAACACCGCGTCTGCCGAGACATGCTCAAAAAGGCCTTGGTGCTACATACCAAGGAGCTTTTCGAACAAAAGAACTTTGTTTGGGCCGAGCAGATGATCCAAGACCAGTTGGAATTGGACGAACACGACCCCGACGCCTTGGCCCAAATGGTCGACTTGAAATACCGGATGACCGAATACGAAGAAGCCAAGCGGCTGTTCCGGGATTTGGCCGAACACAAACCCGACTACCCGGGCCTTGTCGAGTTGGCGGACAAGCTCGGGCTCCGGCGCCAAAAGGAACGCGGCTGGCTCTACTGA
- a CDS encoding tetratricopeptide repeat protein, whose translation MQSIDEKIGLGQSALDQGDNQEAHRIFTEVVNENSEKWMAWRGLGFANIGLGKTAEAIEAFGKATLIRTDDVDSQYGYGVAYQLNGDHAKAIKAFEESLRHNHKHKPSQEAICVSLLAQVQHMKDIGNLLAVEEYLEKAHKFAPENQDVTIQLFRYYQQTGQAVKLDSAITEMKRHEIPVPEAADYAPVEEAAAAALPETVAELEALTAANPNHWQAWRAIGNLQLDAGKPQAAHDAFKKATVIRPDDADSQYGFGQALQDLGEHSHAIHAFEEALRHDKNHPQAKKSLTKSLMAYVDHMREIGNLLAVEQYLERAHKNDISDANVTAQLMGYYDETGQGGKKHVIIKDLEAHGLPVPEPAKPSEVGHMPSERAAEAAVEIDGVDALRAHLAENGEDWRNWRKLGFALLESGDNQGAHDAFKKATVVRIDDADSQYGFGLSLQRMNDHNHAIHAFEEALRHNPQHPDAKAALKTSYLGYCDHMREIGNLLAIEQFMEKAFKIDPSDHVVGQKLFDYYRETGQGSKAAKVGQEIGIVSAEEAAAANTPPDNTSDDLLLPQEKQYQREGEPEPAKTTATQQVSDIPAMLPCPGCKQLMPSRSRTCPHCSRLVDAIGGTILRGNESDKKKKPESAGSAGKRSGCGGVMMALMLLSILAATAAATVR comes from the coding sequence ATGCAATCGATCGACGAAAAAATCGGACTGGGGCAGTCCGCTTTGGACCAGGGAGACAACCAAGAAGCCCACCGGATCTTCACCGAGGTCGTCAACGAAAACTCAGAGAAGTGGATGGCCTGGAGGGGGCTGGGGTTTGCCAACATCGGCCTAGGGAAAACCGCCGAAGCCATCGAAGCATTCGGCAAAGCCACCCTCATTAGGACCGACGACGTCGACAGCCAGTACGGCTATGGGGTCGCCTATCAACTCAACGGCGACCATGCCAAGGCCATCAAAGCTTTTGAAGAATCGCTGAGGCACAACCACAAACACAAGCCCAGCCAAGAGGCCATCTGCGTCTCACTGCTCGCCCAAGTCCAACATATGAAGGACATCGGCAACCTCCTCGCCGTCGAGGAGTACCTGGAAAAGGCCCACAAATTTGCCCCGGAAAACCAGGACGTCACCATCCAGCTCTTCCGCTATTACCAACAAACCGGGCAGGCCGTCAAACTCGACTCCGCGATCACCGAAATGAAGCGGCACGAGATCCCCGTCCCTGAGGCCGCGGACTATGCCCCGGTAGAAGAAGCGGCTGCGGCCGCATTACCAGAAACCGTCGCCGAACTCGAAGCCCTGACGGCGGCGAACCCCAACCACTGGCAAGCTTGGCGCGCCATCGGCAACCTCCAGCTCGATGCCGGCAAACCCCAAGCCGCCCACGACGCCTTTAAAAAAGCCACCGTCATCCGGCCAGACGACGCCGACAGCCAATACGGCTTTGGCCAGGCGTTACAAGACCTTGGCGAGCATTCCCACGCCATCCACGCCTTTGAAGAAGCCCTCCGACACGATAAGAACCACCCCCAAGCCAAAAAATCGCTCACTAAATCGCTGATGGCCTACGTTGACCACATGCGGGAGATCGGCAACTTGCTCGCCGTCGAGCAATACCTGGAGCGGGCGCATAAAAACGACATCTCCGATGCCAACGTCACCGCCCAGCTGATGGGCTACTACGACGAAACCGGGCAGGGCGGCAAAAAACACGTGATCATCAAGGATTTAGAGGCGCACGGGCTCCCTGTGCCCGAACCGGCCAAGCCCAGCGAAGTCGGCCATATGCCCAGCGAGAGGGCGGCCGAAGCCGCCGTTGAAATCGATGGCGTCGATGCCCTCCGCGCCCACCTCGCCGAAAACGGCGAGGATTGGCGAAACTGGCGAAAATTGGGTTTCGCCCTCTTGGAATCCGGCGACAACCAAGGAGCCCACGATGCTTTTAAGAAGGCGACCGTCGTCCGCATCGACGACGCCGATTCCCAATACGGTTTTGGGCTCAGCCTTCAGCGGATGAACGATCACAACCACGCCATCCACGCTTTTGAAGAAGCCCTGAGGCACAACCCCCAACACCCAGATGCCAAGGCGGCCCTCAAAACTTCCTACCTGGGTTACTGTGACCACATGCGGGAGATCGGCAACCTGCTCGCCATCGAGCAGTTCATGGAAAAGGCCTTCAAAATCGACCCGTCGGACCACGTGGTCGGGCAAAAGCTGTTCGACTACTACCGTGAAACTGGGCAAGGTTCAAAAGCGGCAAAAGTCGGCCAAGAAATCGGGATCGTCTCGGCCGAAGAAGCCGCTGCCGCCAACACTCCTCCCGACAACACCTCAGACGACCTGTTGCTGCCCCAAGAAAAACAGTACCAGCGCGAGGGGGAACCCGAGCCGGCGAAAACGACGGCCACCCAACAAGTCTCGGACATCCCCGCCATGCTGCCCTGCCCTGGCTGCAAACAGCTGATGCCCTCTCGGTCGCGCACGTGCCCCCATTGCTCCCGGCTCGTTGACGCCATCGGGGGGACTATTCTTCGCGGCAACGAATCCGATAAGAAGAAAAAACCGGAATCAGCTGGCTCGGCCGGCAAGCGCTCGGGTTGTGGGGGCGTGATGATGGCTTTGATGCTGCTCAGCATCCTGGCCGCAACCGCCGCCGCCACCGTGCGCTGA
- the rplO gene encoding 50S ribosomal protein L15 produces MNLNDLTPNPGSTKRKRRIARGIGSGKGKTATRGTKGQKARRQIPNWFEGGQTPIHRRLPVKKGFRNINHKEYAIVNLDDLEKFFKAGETVTPQLVVERGVMSDLKDGLKVLAFGTLSHKLTVQAHKFSKTAQAAIEKAGGEVVTL; encoded by the coding sequence ATGAATTTGAACGATCTGACCCCCAACCCGGGATCCACCAAGCGCAAGCGCCGGATTGCCCGCGGTATCGGCAGCGGGAAGGGCAAAACCGCCACCCGGGGCACCAAAGGGCAAAAAGCCCGGCGGCAAATCCCCAACTGGTTCGAAGGTGGGCAAACCCCGATCCACCGCCGGCTCCCCGTCAAAAAGGGCTTCCGGAACATCAACCACAAGGAATACGCCATCGTCAACCTAGACGACCTGGAGAAGTTCTTCAAGGCCGGCGAAACGGTGACTCCCCAGCTCGTCGTCGAGAGGGGTGTCATGAGCGACCTCAAAGACGGGCTCAAAGTGCTCGCCTTCGGTACGCTCAGCCACAAACTCACGGTACAAGCCCACAAATTCAGCAAAACAGCTCAGGCCGCCATCGAAAAAGCCGGCGGTGAGGTCGTCACCCTGTGA
- the rplR gene encoding 50S ribosomal protein L18, with product MSVKTRSFMRKVRHERIRKFLAGTAERPRLAVFRSTKHLYAQVIDDVSGHTLAAASTTEKDLKATDTVEGAKLVGQAVAKRALEKGVKAVVFDRGGFQYHGTIAGLADGAREGGLEF from the coding sequence ATGTCAGTCAAAACCCGATCTTTTATGCGCAAGGTGCGGCATGAGCGCATCCGCAAATTCCTTGCTGGCACGGCCGAGCGCCCGCGTTTGGCGGTCTTCCGCAGCACCAAGCACCTTTACGCCCAGGTCATCGACGACGTGAGCGGCCACACGTTGGCCGCGGCAAGCACGACTGAGAAAGACCTGAAGGCGACCGACACCGTCGAGGGGGCAAAGCTCGTTGGCCAGGCAGTGGCCAAGCGCGCCTTGGAAAAAGGGGTGAAAGCCGTGGTGTTCGACCGCGGCGGATTCCAATACCATGGCACGATCGCTGGCCTTGCTGACGGAGCCCGCGAAGGCGGATTGGAGTTCTAA
- the rpmD gene encoding 50S ribosomal protein L30, whose product MLKVTLVKSKIANTPRNRATVKALGLNKIGSSNTFDDSPSIRGMIHKVKHLLLVEELAEGEVVRRRRDGKAASEKKAARLAKAPAAVKAVTSPEMKPAKKVTKAAAPKAEKAEKAEKTPAKKAAPKKAAESAEAKPKRTTKKKSEEA is encoded by the coding sequence ATGCTTAAGGTCACCCTTGTCAAAAGCAAAATCGCCAACACCCCGCGCAACCGCGCCACGGTCAAGGCATTGGGGCTCAACAAGATCGGGAGCAGCAACACGTTCGACGACTCCCCGTCCATCCGGGGCATGATCCACAAGGTCAAGCATCTGCTGCTCGTCGAAGAACTCGCCGAAGGCGAAGTCGTCCGGCGGCGCCGCGACGGCAAGGCTGCCTCAGAAAAGAAGGCCGCCCGCCTGGCAAAAGCTCCTGCCGCCGTCAAAGCCGTGACATCTCCCGAGATGAAACCGGCAAAGAAGGTAACCAAAGCGGCTGCCCCCAAGGCGGAAAAGGCTGAAAAAGCCGAAAAGACGCCGGCCAAAAAAGCAGCCCCCAAGAAGGCTGCCGAATCCGCCGAAGCCAAGCCGAAGCGCACGACCAAGAAAAAATCTGAAGAGGCTTAA
- the rpsH gene encoding 30S ribosomal protein S8 → MHSDPIADLLTRIRNGLTASHMHVDVPMSKIKLEIVKILEQEGFVSSHELLTDEKFPVLRVHLKYDSRRKSVIRSIKRVSTPGLRVYRGAGELRPVRSGLATLVLTTSQGVMSDREARRRRIGGEVLCQVY, encoded by the coding sequence ATGCACAGCGACCCCATCGCCGACCTCCTCACGCGCATCCGCAACGGTTTGACCGCCAGCCACATGCACGTCGATGTCCCCATGAGCAAGATCAAGCTTGAGATCGTGAAGATCCTTGAGCAGGAAGGGTTTGTTTCCAGTCACGAGTTGTTGACAGACGAGAAGTTCCCGGTTTTGCGCGTTCATTTGAAGTACGATTCCCGCCGCAAATCGGTGATCCGCAGCATCAAGCGGGTCAGCACGCCCGGTTTGCGGGTCTACCGAGGTGCCGGCGAACTCCGCCCCGTGCGCAGCGGTTTGGCAACGCTGGTGTTGACCACCAGCCAGGGAGTCATGTCCGACCGGGAGGCGCGCCGACGACGGATCGGCGGCGAAGTCCTCTGCCAGGTGTATTAA
- a CDS encoding SEC-C domain-containing protein, producing MRKLLDQSHKEVANLQPIVEQINQLEPKFENLSDEELKAQGALFKERVAGGDTLEQVLPEVFACVREISRRTLGMRQFDVQMVGGIVLHQGKIAEMRTGEGKTLVAVAPLVLNALTGKGACLVTVNDYLARRDAVWMGPIYHTMGLSLGIVQGQGADSDELGGSFIYDPGFQHEDPRYHHLRPCTRREAYLCDIVYGTNHEFGFDYLRDNMAFEKEQLSMRELNYALIDEVDSILIDEARTPHIISGPSTEDISVYAHVDKIVREMVPEEHYTVDKKNHSASFTEEGMDFLEQALGIENIADEPMLFHHAGAAIKAYGIFEKNVNYVVRGNEVVIVDENTGRMMFGRRYSDGLHQAIEAKEGVPVQRESQTVAVITFQNLFRMYNKLAGMTGTAKTEEDEFRKIYGLEVVAIPTHRPMIRKDLEDIVYKSTDAKYRGVAREILRVYTKQQPTLVGTRSIETTEVVSKRLEAEMLQKLVLTDYVLDKVTNEKGTGSLKKESEVLFNTPLTELKMQTIKNVLSGAGLPTDPHSQEIADWFLGKHGLQENAEFFKEAISHGVPHNILNAKFHEKEALIVSEAGRKGAVTIATNMAGRGVDILLGGRVQDDEVSRARERDHEDGGVISDYDDTFISFRRGGKERAAPPLPLDDTERRAAAEEVRNLGGLFILGTERHESRRIDNQLRGRAGRQGDPGESRFFVSLEDELWRIFNKNMMENPVLKAWPEMEEVRAKFISGMIQKTQERIENHFFEARKHILEYDDVLNAQREHIYGMRREILLGKPCREEITKGIGDFIAETVESGRQFDPATGEFTFDHDKVYERLNEMMPLIDHVSPSDFAEAKYGQGMVNELTEIAGEEYEAKRVKFGDEIFEQLERQVMLRAVNDAWMEHLKMIDYIREGIGLRGYGQTDPLVAYKKETFDLFQHTLKQIRDQAVKMVFYAQIRTEQPQVPAAHQSPEPEMAMLAIDDEPSAPKEVDVDSIDWSRVGRNDSCPCGSGKKFKQCHYPQLRAAGKI from the coding sequence TTGAGAAAACTCCTTGACCAAAGCCACAAGGAGGTCGCCAATCTTCAACCGATCGTCGAGCAGATCAACCAGCTCGAACCCAAATTTGAAAATCTTTCCGATGAGGAGCTCAAAGCCCAAGGAGCCCTGTTTAAAGAACGGGTCGCGGGCGGGGACACATTGGAACAAGTCCTCCCCGAAGTGTTCGCCTGTGTCCGCGAAATCTCCCGGCGCACGCTCGGCATGCGCCAGTTCGACGTGCAGATGGTCGGCGGGATCGTGCTCCACCAGGGCAAGATCGCCGAAATGCGGACAGGGGAAGGGAAAACCCTGGTCGCCGTCGCCCCGTTGGTTTTGAACGCCCTGACCGGCAAAGGTGCCTGTTTGGTCACCGTCAACGACTACCTGGCTCGCCGCGACGCGGTGTGGATGGGCCCGATCTACCACACGATGGGTCTCAGTCTCGGCATCGTGCAAGGGCAAGGCGCCGATTCCGACGAGCTGGGCGGCAGCTTCATCTATGATCCCGGGTTCCAGCACGAAGACCCGCGGTACCACCACTTGCGGCCCTGCACCCGCCGCGAGGCCTATCTTTGCGACATCGTTTACGGCACGAACCACGAATTCGGGTTTGACTATCTGCGCGACAACATGGCCTTCGAGAAAGAACAGCTGTCGATGCGGGAGTTGAATTACGCCCTGATCGACGAGGTGGACTCGATCTTGATCGACGAGGCCCGGACGCCGCATATCATCAGCGGCCCCAGCACCGAAGATATCTCGGTTTATGCCCACGTGGACAAGATCGTCCGCGAAATGGTGCCGGAAGAGCATTACACGGTCGATAAAAAGAACCACTCGGCAAGCTTCACCGAAGAGGGCATGGACTTCTTAGAGCAAGCCTTGGGCATCGAAAACATTGCCGATGAGCCGATGCTGTTCCACCACGCTGGCGCAGCAATCAAGGCCTACGGCATTTTTGAGAAGAACGTCAACTACGTGGTCCGGGGGAACGAAGTCGTCATCGTGGACGAGAACACGGGCCGCATGATGTTTGGCCGGCGCTACAGCGACGGTCTCCACCAAGCGATCGAAGCCAAAGAAGGGGTCCCCGTCCAGCGGGAAAGCCAAACCGTTGCCGTCATCACGTTCCAAAACCTGTTCCGGATGTACAACAAGCTTGCCGGAATGACCGGGACGGCCAAGACGGAAGAAGACGAGTTCCGAAAGATTTACGGCTTGGAGGTCGTGGCGATCCCCACCCACCGGCCGATGATCCGCAAAGACCTGGAAGACATCGTCTACAAATCCACGGATGCCAAGTACCGGGGGGTCGCCCGCGAAATTCTTCGCGTTTACACCAAGCAACAACCGACCCTGGTCGGTACGCGCTCTATTGAAACCACAGAAGTGGTTTCCAAGCGGTTGGAAGCTGAAATGCTCCAAAAACTGGTGTTGACGGATTACGTTCTCGACAAGGTCACCAACGAAAAAGGCACAGGATCGCTCAAGAAGGAATCGGAAGTGTTGTTCAACACGCCACTGACCGAACTGAAGATGCAAACGATCAAGAACGTGCTTTCTGGCGCCGGGTTGCCCACCGACCCGCACAGCCAGGAGATCGCCGACTGGTTTTTGGGCAAACACGGCTTGCAAGAGAACGCCGAATTCTTCAAAGAGGCCATCAGCCACGGCGTCCCGCACAACATCCTCAACGCCAAGTTCCACGAAAAAGAGGCGTTAATTGTTAGTGAGGCGGGCCGGAAAGGCGCAGTGACCATTGCGACCAACATGGCTGGGCGCGGGGTGGACATCTTGCTTGGCGGGCGTGTCCAAGACGACGAAGTCAGCCGCGCTCGCGAACGCGACCACGAAGACGGCGGGGTCATCAGCGACTACGACGACACCTTCATCTCGTTCCGGCGAGGCGGCAAAGAGCGAGCCGCCCCCCCGTTGCCGCTGGACGACACCGAACGGCGAGCCGCCGCTGAAGAAGTCCGCAACCTCGGCGGCCTTTTCATCCTGGGGACGGAACGTCACGAAAGCCGGCGCATCGACAACCAACTCCGGGGACGGGCCGGTCGCCAAGGCGACCCGGGCGAAAGCCGTTTCTTCGTTTCGCTAGAAGATGAACTTTGGCGGATTTTCAACAAGAACATGATGGAAAACCCGGTCCTCAAGGCATGGCCGGAAATGGAGGAAGTCCGGGCCAAGTTCATCAGCGGGATGATCCAAAAAACCCAGGAGCGGATCGAAAACCACTTCTTCGAGGCGCGCAAGCACATCTTGGAATACGACGACGTGCTCAACGCCCAACGGGAGCACATCTACGGGATGCGCCGGGAAATCCTTCTGGGCAAGCCGTGCCGGGAAGAGATCACCAAAGGGATCGGCGATTTCATTGCTGAAACCGTCGAATCGGGTCGGCAGTTTGATCCGGCCACCGGTGAATTCACCTTTGACCACGACAAGGTCTATGAACGGCTGAACGAGATGATGCCGCTCATCGACCACGTTTCGCCGAGCGACTTTGCCGAAGCCAAATATGGCCAAGGGATGGTCAACGAGCTGACGGAGATCGCTGGCGAGGAATATGAAGCCAAGCGGGTCAAGTTTGGCGACGAGATCTTTGAACAATTGGAGCGGCAAGTGATGCTGCGCGCCGTCAACGATGCCTGGATGGAGCACCTCAAGATGATCGACTACATCCGCGAAGGCATCGGGCTGCGGGGTTATGGTCAAACCGATCCGCTGGTTGCCTACAAAAAGGAAACGTTCGACCTCTTCCAGCACACGCTCAAACAGATCCGCGACCAGGCGGTGAAGATGGTGTTCTACGCCCAAATCCGCACCGAGCAACCGCAGGTGCCGGCGGCCCACCAATCACCGGAACCCGAGATGGCGATGCTGGCCATCGATGACGAACCATCTGCCCCCAAAGAGGTGGATGTGGACAGCATCGATTGGAGCCGGGTTGGCCGCAACGACTCTTGCCCGTGCGGAAGCGGCAAAAAGTTCAAGCAATGCCACTACCCGCAATTGCGGGCCGCCGGCAAAATCTAA
- the rpsN gene encoding 30S ribosomal protein S14, producing MAKECLINKHSKVEARWADYEAKLSAIELDQSLNKEQRAQALAALEETRIKNRLFKARRYNRCAETGRAKGYYRYFGVCRQTLREKAHLGLLPGVKKSSW from the coding sequence ATGGCCAAAGAATGCCTCATCAACAAGCATAGCAAGGTGGAAGCGCGCTGGGCGGATTACGAAGCCAAGCTTTCCGCAATCGAGCTCGATCAATCGCTGAACAAGGAGCAGCGCGCCCAGGCTTTGGCAGCCTTGGAAGAGACGCGGATCAAGAACCGCCTGTTCAAAGCGCGCCGCTACAACCGCTGCGCCGAAACCGGCCGCGCCAAGGGGTACTACCGGTATTTCGGCGTTTGCCGCCAGACCTTGCGCGAAAAGGCGCACCTCGGGCTTTTGCCAGGAGTGAAAAAGTCCAGCTGGTAA